TCCCATCCGATACCTTGGCAAGAGTCATCTATCCAATTAGCCAAACGAGTAATCTTAGCAGGTGGTGGGTTAACTTGATGACCAGGATTTTTGTGTGGAGTTGTCACAAGCCTACTTTTGCTTTCCACCTTGTTAGCGAGGGGAAGAGATGAAACAGCTTTGCTTTCCACTTTCCTTGGAATGACAGCAGTCGATGATACAGGTTTGCTTTTACTTGGCCCATCAGAAGCAACAGCAGGCAATGATTTGGGTTTGCTTTTACTTTTTTTGCGTGTAGCACGGCTAACAGATGGCACGGATTGACTTTTGCTTTCAATTTCGGTTTTTGAAAATGCAACCAAAGGTATAAACTGGCTTTTGCTTTCCACCTGAGTGCTAGCAACTGTCATCAAAGCCGTAGAGTTGCTTTCCTTCTGAGTGCTAGCAACTTCAACAGATTGTACTGGTTGATACCACTTTGCGCTCTGTTGTAGTGCCTCGTCGAGAGAGATTGCTTCCCGCGACTTCGTTCTGCTTGCAATCACAGGTGCTACCTTAGATTGCAAGTTGGTATAACTTTGACTTTTCTCCTCATTAGCAATTCCAGCAAAAGTCAAATATTTACACTCATTGAGTGTTTGAAAAGGAACTGCGGTACTCACTGCAACAGATGGTACAAATTTGCTGTTGTCTTCTTTTGCTGTGGCAACTACACTGGGACTCACAAGCTCATACTCAGGCAACTTCTGGAGAACAGACTCACAGTTA
This portion of the Brasilonema sennae CENA114 genome encodes:
- a CDS encoding DUF5331 domain-containing protein codes for the protein MNIQQLRQSLKLKWVSYYYKNRSWLEKMRVWGTYDAQRRPSSGFILAALSALEPQLEEVLPLICELNNDPDQIVVALGLNFNPEEELHLIESADSVSESEVNCESVLQKLPEYELVSPSVVATAKEDNSKFVPSVAVSTAVPFQTLNECKYLTFAGIANEEKSQSYTNLQSKVAPVIASRTKSREAISLDEALQQSAKWYQPVQSVEVASTQKESNSTALMTVASTQVESKSQFIPLVAFSKTEIESKSQSVPSVSRATRKKSKSKPKSLPAVASDGPSKSKPVSSTAVIPRKVESKAVSSLPLANKVESKSRLVTTPHKNPGHQVNPPPAKITRLANWIDDSCQGIGWDRE